aCATTAAGACAtactccacaagggggtgctattacGTCCAAATTTACACTGTTGCTGTGCTGCGACGGGAGGAAAGTTGTAAAGGTTTCAGTTCAGAAATCAACACAAACTTAAATGTAGAAGTTAATGATGTTACCGTACAACATTAAATTCACactctccaaacacacactgcccagatctgtcacatcagcatCAGCCTACAGACTCCCGCTCACTAGCGCATCCCacaactcagagagagcgaggcTGTGTTCTCCCGGATCCCTCGTGCAGAGTGCACTACCCACACTAACACTATCCAGACTATACTTGGTACTAATTTTAATAGTGTGAGTTCGGTGGCTAGTTCACACATTATTAAcattaacactaacactacacaaTCGCTTACTGACAGCACgtgatgaactgttgctatgacaacacacCACACGTTTTTTTAAAAACCATGAAACTCAAATATCTCGCCCCACACTGCGTAGCGCACAGAGTAGGTCACGAATAATAAAGTTTCTTCACTAAAATAATGAAGTACGTCTGATAACAGTTTCCCGTCCTAACATTTAGTGCACAGTCTGAGTGTAGTGGTGTTAGTTTTATAATCCGTGAAGTGCACtttgtagggagtagggcactatTTGTGACAGAGTCGAATTTTACAGACGTAAGAAGCTCCTGCCTTTCCATTTTTATCTGGGTTGTGGGACAGTGTCCATCGTTATCTTCCTCAGAACTAactaaactacacacacacacacacacacacacacacacacacacacactggtgttgCTGATGATGAAGTTAATCCTAAATCCTGATTCAGTTAAAGGCCttacaaagaaaatgtttggatttaAGGAAATGTACAACAATAACACAACCCTTAcacaggtttataaatggtttaaaatctttattaatgttattaaataggatgtaaacactttaaaagacTTTAacaatcagttataacacaccACTGAAAGGGCGACTGAGAAGTTTTTAGCCAAATAATGATTCCACATCCATCTACTGTTAAACCTCATGTCTCGCAAAATACTGACCACAACCTGTGTCCTCCATCAGTCGACGTTAAATCAGCCGTCTCTCAGATCAGTTcatgtttaaccatttaaccaatTAGTCACCAACAGTGTTTTTACACATCACTGACAACGTGGTGTACTTTAAATCAACATTACGTCACATATTCACCTTATAATTACAGCCTTAAAATCACTGCGATGCTCCACTGGGAGAACAGGGCTTCTCCGGGCTCAgtgctgcagaaactacactatggaACATCTCTCCCTATCCCACttgatttcagcacagtgctgtaaaactgaattacactctgcaacccTAGGGGTGcctggagcaaaaataccaaatcttccCCGGTGTTGCTttaacatatgaaatgacaTACTTCACGTTCTGTCCAGAAGGTCATGACACTTTCATTGTATTAGTGTCcattgttttacacagtgtacattcattcattcattgtctgtaacccggaatcactgggcgcaaggtgggatcacaccctggaggtcacctggaggaaacccacgcagagtgAAACATGATTTAATAAACTAACATTTGTTGGACTGAGTGACAGGCTGAATGTATCAGTGTTTTCATGGTGTCAGTGTTAACCAGTGGAGTGTGAGCTGATGGCATTAATAAAGTTCAGTTTAAAACTCAATATCAGACAAACATCAATTCGCTGTCTCCCTTtctgtctgagtgagtgacgagtgaatgaatgtaatgaTTTAGAACACTGCACAGCAGTCATCACACACTTTAAATCATGGCGCTGTGGTCCTCTTCACAAAGCACAGACAGAACGGACAACGTatcacacacaataaaatataaacaagacGACAAACAATAGTAGATTTCCAGACAATTTCCTCTGTATATTACTCTCAACAAGTCCTAGATATCAGTGTTCCACTCGTGTACACGTCACTGGATAACCTTCTTTTAAAAACCCGTTTAAACACTCTGTTAATGTTCTGATGAGCTTCGTTCCAGATCAGAGCCTCAGAACGAGGAAAGGATTTATTCCCCGACTGTGTCCCAAACGTCAATGGAATGTTCCTCGTGGACGGTGAGTGTCTCTAACCACGGAAAAGTCATTTATTAAATACTCAGTGAGCAGCACCTTAaataagtgagtgtgtggtgctctcTGAGCCAGGTCACCTGACTGAAATGAGTAGACTCTAAATGTGGACATGGAGGTCATTTTAAAACAACCCTAAGCAATTTATTTGGAGCTTTCTGTAATGTTTCTGAGCTAAGCCAGTGTACCGTGAATTAAAAGCGCAGTCAGGATGAAGCTGAACATCAGCTCCCACAAATATCCACAAGAAATATCAAGAAGTGCAGCTTTTCTAGTTATAAATTAGATTTAaatttttgattaaatttagcCTCTTGGCTCTTGGTTTGTAACCGATTATTATCCATGAATTTTAAGGTATTTACAACTtagtttaaagcaacactaggtaatatttttacctcaaaattccagattcaaaatcactgtgaagctcCATTGAGCTCTAACAGAGGGAActgagcctctgttgttgttaacctgggctcagcactgcagaaatcgcactatgtaactttcggaggagggtaggaagccatccccctccctctgtctccccatgatttcaggacagtaaaactgtagggggagcccaggagtaaaATACCAGACCTCAACTGGAGTTGCTTTAACGTATGAAATGATTAAAGTCACGTTCTGAAGTCCGAGCGTATCGACATTTTCAGAAACGTATGGCACTGTCACTATTAGACAAACATCAGGTCAGTGTTGCTCTTCCTGCctgtgattattaatgacttttaaggcATTTACAAACTAATAGTTATTTAATGatgattttaaaccatttataaacctttataagggttgttttattttaaaactgtacCGAAATGTTGGGCCTAATCTTACAAAACTAAACCTACATCCCCTGACCTCGCTCGCTGGACACCATCAGACGCTGTGTCACTGTCAATAAATAATTCTTCATTAAGAGCTGAGCCATATTTTTACTCAAAGTAAGGCTCAAATCCGAAGTGTAACGGAACCCCGGAGTCTGTCGTTCACGCCGGAGGCTGtcagtctttaaaaaaaacgcTTTTAGAAGACCGCTACCCCTTCTTAGTGGAACGTCTGGACTTAGAGGGCAGCCAGGCGAACTGGTAGCGCTCCTTCGCTGAGGTCAGGTCCGAGTCTAGCTGCCTCTGTTCTGCTTCGCTTTCCACCGGACGGTAGCCCAGCAGGGACATGGCCGCTTTACACACGTTCTGTATTTGTTTGACTTTTTCATACGGTAGAGAAGTCCTCCAGGCCAGGGAGACGTCCTCCGCGTTACGGGACGTGATTTTAAAGGCATCCTTCCTGGTTCCTTTGCCCGTGCCGTGCGTGATGCGATAAATCCACTCCTGTAACGTCTCCGTCATCTCCAGCCCCACGAACTCGTACATGCTCTCGATCTCCGACAGAGGGTCCCTCACCAGGTCCTCGTACCGAACCAGCTTGTACCTTCCTCGCAGGAACTCGGGGGGCTTCAACACGCCGGTCTCATGGATCCTCACATGGCTGCGGCACACCTCCTGCATCACCTTGTGCTGGGCATCGGAAGGCAAGGTACCCTCTTGCTCCAGAACCAGAGCGCTGTCCCTCATCAGCGCCTTCTCGGCTTGTTCTCGCGAACGCAGGACCGCGCGGGGGTCCCGCACCAGGTGGATGATCCGCAGGTCCAGCGTGGGGTCCCTCAGCAGCGGGAAGAGCGACTCCAGCTCGAAGAACCGAACCTCCTTCAGCACCACGTGGCTGTAGGAGTGACAGGCCTCCTCCACTCGCCGCAGACCCACGGCGTCACACTTCAGTTTACATTCGGGCTCAACGCTGATCTGGTCCCGCGGAGTCAGGAGACACGCCGGGGGGGAGCACAGAGCCCTGCTGTGACTCCACATaaacacctgagagagagagagagagagagagagagagataagcaTTTAAGCAAAtaagcattttcatcataggatctTATGTAAAACTGTTAGCATCAGACTCTAATGCGTGTCTCTGCTCTCTgtctgaatgtgagtgagttattcacacacagatcacacaccAGCTTCAGTCATCGTCTTATTTCACTgatgtgttgttgtagtgtgtaagagacgACAGACACAAGCCCCGTACTCCTCTGTCTCAGTGTTTTCCCcctgtttacaggtaaataatctgaccccgctgtccctgcgctctgagagtgaacagactcttggaggataatgttttatcgCGACTGTCACCTAAACTATTCCTCTGGTTGGGgctaaagtttaataaagtatttctccTCATCTGAAAGTGGGAGTGATCACTGAGAGGTTTCTACACCACAGCGAAGCCGAGGcagaatcccaaatgtctccctacaccctccaTAGTGCACAGTGTGGGTCATAAATAGCCGTTTCTGTAGTGCACTGTACTCATTTAGTGTGCTGTGTGTCAACATTATTTTTAGTGAGTAGTAAGATTAACATTGCCCTGTTGAATTAGTGTCTGGGTGCAGTATTATTAGTggattatctgtgatgtgcactatgtatgGTCTTCTCCTCTACTcagtcaaatcaaattttatttatatagtgcttttcacaacaaaaagtcgtcataaagcagctttacagagatccgggttcAAGCCTCCTatgaacccatcctcctcgggtcgacaccggagacacaacagaccTAGTATCAGACAGCGTGTTGGTGGTTTCCAGaaagggttaatacagaacagtgataatatgaaaaccagctcgaacaccaatagagaaggagtgacctgaaagtgaatgattaaccacaagcttgtttgaaaaggtaggttttaatctagatttaaagattgagagtgtgtctgagccccgaacagtaaccggaggctattccagagttgaggagctttgtgaaaaaaggctcttcctcctgctgtgtttttcttaaagcgaggaacaaagagtagatgggcatcctgtgaacgaagtgtacgtgacgggcgataaggtatgagaagttcagtaattTCAGTtcagatttataagctaagaggagtgttttatagtcaatgcgaaattttacaggtagccagtgtagggacgagagaactggggtgatatgttcgaatgttctagctctagtgagcaccctggctgctgcattgtGAACtaaagcttgtgtaacgctttgcacgagctccctgcgaggagacgtgaagttataaaagcatgcactagtttctctgaatcttttaaggATAAGATGTGCTGAATTTTGACAacattgcgtaggtggaagaaggcggttttgtcTGTGTTGGATATGTATCAGtatcaaatgtatttaatgatggtactgtgtttactgttgaattattaagattaatagcagcatttctgagtgaatgtttctgagtgtctgtacctagtaacaagacctcggttttatcagaatttaacatcatccagtctttaatttcagttagacattctgttattttacgtagacaagcaacatcattgggtttggctgatatatacagttgtgtgtcatcagcataacagtggaattgaatcccatgtttacggattagtctacccagtggcagcatgtagagtgtgaacaatacagggccaagcactgatccttgtggaacaccatatttaactaaagcatgattagaggatttattattcagataaacaaattgataacgatcagataaataggatctgaaccaagagagggcagctCCTGAtaattcctaccagattttccagtctatcaagaagcatcacatgatctatggtgtCAAACGCTGCACTggggtcaagcagcaccagaacaGAGATtcagcccttatcatgtgaaatgAGTAAGTGATTAGTTACTGATTGACTAATGTGATTAGTCATtgagcactgatccttgtggaacaccatatttaactaaagtatgattagagtatttattattattcagataaacaactTGATAACAGTCAGATAAAcaggatctgaaccaagagagggcacatccttttattcctaccagattttccagcctatcaagaagcatcacatgatttATGGTGTCCAACGCTGCACTggggtcaagcagcaccagaacaGAGATtcagcccttatcatgtgaaatgAGTAAGTGATTAGTTACTGATTGACACAGAACAGAGCTTCGTTTACAAATGTGACTCGGATAAATGAGTCAGGGATACATCTTCATACTCCCAGCACTGACCTGAGAGACGTTGTAGTTGGGCGGCAGATACGCGTCCATCACTGAGAGGTCACAGTGGAAGACGCTGCGGACGAGGTCCCGCACCGCCATGCGCATGCCTCTGGCCCCGGGACGCCGCAGACTCGTCCACACGTGCCACGCCGGCTCCATCAGGTAAAACACAGAGGGATGTTGACTGAACACCTGGCCCAGAAATGAGGAGCCGGATCGCCATGATGACAGCAACAGCACCTGCACCTTTCCCTGTGACAGAGGCGTGTCCTGAGACACCATGCAGCGATACAGACCCAGGAACACCACAATGGCAACCAcctgcagcagcagcatcagCACCATCAGCGGCACGGGCACTCGGCAACGCAGCATCctacctgcacacacacacacacacacatacattaaaatatatacacaatgtaTCATGACTTGAATTAAACCTGCACAAATCTGTTTTTAAtggagatttatttatttattcctccGTGTATCTGgtttaatctttatttattgttttattgtgatctgtatttatttgtcagttaaatagaCACTGAATTCCTAATCAACATTTCCATCAATATCTACAGTTCATTTCAGACAGAGTCGCAGTGCGAGCAGCAGGGGGCGCCAATCACAGCGAAGTTAAGGAGAGACCGTGTGTACTTTGTTGCACCATTATATTTACatgagtgagttagtgactgagtgagtgagtgagtgaatgactgtgtgactgagtgactgtgtgagtgtgtgaataactgagTGTGtgcctgtgagtgactgaatgactgtgtgagtgtgtgactgagtgagtaaataactgtgagtgagtgagtgagtgaatgactgtgtgactgagtgactgtgtgagtgtgtgaataactgtgtgagtgtgcatgtgagtgactgagtgagtgactgtgtgagtgtgtgactgagtgagtgtatgactgttagtgagtgtgtgactgagagagtgtatgactgtgagtgtgtgactgactgtgtgagtgtgtgaataactgtgtgagtgtatgactgttagtgagtgtgtgagtgtgtgactgagagagtgtatgactgttagtgagtgtgtgactgagagagtgtgtgactgactgtgtgagtgtgtgactgagtgagtgtatgactgttagtgagtgtgtgactgagagagtgtgtgactgactgtgagtgtgtgactgagtgagtgtatgactgttagtgagtgtgtgagtgtgtgactgagagagtgtgtgactgactgtgtgagtgtgtgaataactgtgAGTGTATGACtgatagtgagtgtgtgagtgtgtgactgagagagtgtatgactgttagtgagtgtgtgactgagagagtgtgtgactgactgtgtgagtgtgtgaataactgtgtgagtgtatgactgttagtgagtgtgtgagtgagtgactgagtgagtgaataactgtgagtgagtgagtgagtgagtaaataactgtgagtgagtgaatgactgtgtgactgagtgactgtgtgagtgtgtgactgagtgagtgtatgactgttagtgagtgtgtgagtgtgtgattgagagagtgtgtgactgactgtgtgagtgtgtgactgagtgagtgtatgactgttagtgagtgtgtgagtgtgtgactgagtgagtgtgttcctgtctcgTGTCCAGGGATTCCGAGTCAGCTCTGGACCTGCTGCagccctgatcagaatgaagtgcttacaggagatgaatgaatgaatgaatgaatgaatgaatgaatgaatgaatgaatggtttaatCATtcaggtgtaaaccctgcagtgttgtgtgtttgtgtctgatcTTATTGACTCAGTGCAGAGGAGTGTGTGACGGCCTGGACGCTCAGTAAATATGATTTAATCTCTAAACATTGCTCCATCTTTCAGAGCAGAAGCCAAATATGTCTGTGACACTCATCACGTCTGGGCGTGTCCTTCTGAGTCCTGGGCCGCTCGGGGATTTACAGAACGCTTAATAATCAACTGGAATGAAAGAGTTTACGAGACGAGTGGCAGGTGGAATAAGTCCCAGCACACGGCTCAGATCGAGGGGACGGTCTCACAGACTCAGAAACGGCGATGTTATAAAAGGTTTATGGGTTTATGAGCAGCTCCTCAGTTCCTGCCCACATCACAGATCTGAATCTGAAGCGTAAAGGTGACAGGAATGAACCTGACTCTCCACCTTCCCCCATAAACCTCGTCCACATCATCACTAAACAAACAGGAGACGGTCAGAGACAGGGACGACTTCCCCCTCCTCCTCAGATCTCAGATCATCAGGGTTTAACTCTCCCTCTGTTTACAGTCCTCCTCAGCCCCCGCCTCAGAGTCACACCGCTGATAATTCACCTTCCAGAACTTTAAAAGTGTCCAGAACTTCAAAAGTGCCCcgctttaaaacattaaaaacacaacgGAGCGCCATCAAAAACCTTGCAAAGAAAAAGCACATATCAGCTATTTCTATTTTTAGTGGCACTGCTCGCTCGtctgtctgagtctgagtcacgGTGATACGGAGATTTACAGCACGTTTCTGAATAAAAGACAGAAGAAATGCTTTGGtgactgatttattttaaactgagagCAGCAGACGATGTCACTTCTGGATTAAGAGGTGTTTATAAATAATGTCAGATATCTGTGCTTCTTTCTTGAATGGGCtctttttttgttgatttttttagcTGCTCCCACAAGGGGTCGCCACTGAAGATCAGCTGCAGCATGGGCTTTTCAAatgaagaaataataataatgaaataactgAAATTCACAGGCacataaaacaaaatggagCCGTACAGGAACAACTCCCTTTACGTTACGCTTCAACACACACTGAAGAGGCCCCCGCCGCCGCTGTCATAACTttaagggtgaatcccatttctaaTTTCCACTCCCCCTTTTTTCTGAGTGTCCTCTTCCTCCTTGAGCTGAGTTACAGAGCGCAGTGGTTAAAACCTCCACTGCAAAACAGTACGACCTTCAACACCCTGatacttcatcagaacacaaataaaacagagcagcgcttcattcccaga
This region of Hoplias malabaricus isolate fHopMal1 chromosome 17, fHopMal1.hap1, whole genome shotgun sequence genomic DNA includes:
- the chst6 gene encoding carbohydrate sulfotransferase 6, producing MLRCRVPVPLMVLMLLLQVVAIVVFLGLYRCMVSQDTPLSQGKVQVLLLSSWRSGSSFLGQVFSQHPSVFYLMEPAWHVWTSLRRPGARGMRMAVRDLVRSVFHCDLSVMDAYLPPNYNVSQVFMWSHSRALCSPPACLLTPRDQISVEPECKLKCDAVGLRRVEEACHSYSHVVLKEVRFFELESLFPLLRDPTLDLRIIHLVRDPRAVLRSREQAEKALMRDSALVLEQEGTLPSDAQHKVMQEVCRSHVRIHETGVLKPPEFLRGRYKLVRYEDLVRDPLSEIESMYEFVGLEMTETLQEWIYRITHGTGKGTRKDAFKITSRNAEDVSLAWRTSLPYEKVKQIQNVCKAAMSLLGYRPVESEAEQRQLDSDLTSAKERYQFAWLPSKSRRSTKKG